The sequence cggcgcatGCGGGGGCGCGGCTGCGAGGAGGTGCTCGGCCGGCCGCGGGCCGTTGGTCGCCGGATCGACGGCCACGATTTTttttgctgacgtggcacgATGTGGTGCCACCTTTTGGTGCGTGAATCGTAGTAAGAGATTCCCCCACGCCTCCGTGAGCTCTGGGAGCATCCACGTCAGCGAAAATTCTACCGACCCTCCGATTCCTAACCAACGGTGATAACCGATGCCTCAGCTTCTTCACCGGGTAGTCTCCCAAGTCAACAAAAGCCGCTGCCATCGCTTCCTCCTAGAAATTTCCGTGAGCACTCGGCTTTCCTCTCCTGGTCGCCCCGATGCTGTGCCccaaccggcgccggcgcgcacggGCTTCCCGAGCCCGCCGACGGCACCAGGCGAGGAGCAGCGCCCTCCTCCCACCCAACGCCCCGCCGCTTCCACTGGTCGCCGCCGTCTGCGATCCTGGCCCTACGCACCTTGCCGCAGCCAACCCCTCCACGGGCTAGCCTCACCAGCCGCACCACCCCCGGGCCCCGGCCAGCCCTCCATCTGAGGCGCCATGGGCTCGTCCCACCACCCCCGCCACCATCCAAGCGCAAGGCGCGGGGAACTACCCCCGCCAGGACACGCGGCCTTTGGCCGAGCTTCCGGGCGCCGCCTGCAGAGCTCGCTTTGGACCTTCCCGCTGCTACAGGGTTGGCTGCGGAGCTCCtccccccttcctcctctctcgtCTGACTTGCATCTGCAttttctcccccccccccccccccttgtctAGATCTGTTCCTTTTAGCCTGCACAAAATTTGATTTTTCCCCCCTCTAGGAGGCGCAGTCTGTTGACGAGTGTTGGTGGGAGATAGGAGATGAGCACCACGAGCTTGGTCCCTTCCAGCAGTGAGTGCTGGTCCAGCttcatacccaacaagcttATGCTTCTGCCTTCATAGATTTCACTCgctcttttcctctttttttttcctttcttttttgctaaatttggcaGCTGGAGTTGAGTGATTATAGCACTCCCTGTATCTGGATCTTCCTCTTGGTGATCTTCCTTCTTTGTCACGTAGGATCAAGCTGACATTAGAATTATAAGTATTAATCAGTATTTATCATTTTCCATTAGGTTAAGAATATGGTCTTTGTATTTTTACAGGTCATGCAAAAGCACCTTTAGAAGTAATTGTGTGTCCTTCCATGCTGCTCAAGACATTGGCAGGTACTATGAGCTACTTTTCTTCAATCTTATTAATTATTATGTGAGTTCTAGggccatatttggttgatgcGGGTATTTTGTActtgaaaaataaaatgaaatacCATATAAGATACATCTATTCTTTTTCATATATGTCCATGGTTAttgtttagtttagaaaatgcCACGTCAGTTCAGCATTTCTATTGACATAGACTGATCTGACGGATATTCCTATTCATATATGTGAATTATTGTCTATTGTACAAACACAAGTCCAGTTGTATTAATATTTCCCAATATGTTTGGGCATTTATTTAGTGTTAAGAACACTGCATAGGCCTCCAAGCATACTCTGCATTTTTAAAGGAAACACAAACTTCAATTATTCTGTGCCATTTGCATTTCCAGATTTAGAGCTGAGAGAATGGCCAATCACATAAATGtttgtagtttgctttgttagacATACAATTCTAGTGTTGTTGACGTTTAGTTGTTCCACTAAATACATTTTGGCATGCAATTTAAAGTGAACTTAGGAAAAAGAACAATGTGCCAGACCTCATTGTATTTCCTCAGGTCATCAGTAGTTTAGGAAAAAGAACCCTGGATGTATTTTCTCAAGTCATTAGAAGTTTTTTCACGCTTTTCATATGTGCAGCATGGACTGCCAAAAGTATGGAGCGCCCTGTGTTGT comes from Panicum virgatum strain AP13 chromosome 4K, P.virgatum_v5, whole genome shotgun sequence and encodes:
- the LOC120701872 gene encoding uncharacterized protein LOC120701872; this encodes MAWQREARPAAAVGACGGAAARRCSAGRGPLPHQPHHPRAPASPPSEAPWARPTTPATIQAQGAGNYPRQDTRPLAELPGAACRARFGPSRCYREAQSVDECWWEIGDEHHELGPFQQSCKSTFRSNCVSFHAAQDIGSMDCQKYGAPCVVGGQRKG